Proteins found in one Pseudomonas sp. P8_241 genomic segment:
- a CDS encoding membrane-targeted effector domain-containing toxin, with protein MKTSDTETASVLPSAEDELLLKDLVSPFVEACPDMHEMARNEAQKILDKYGIKNIDPDHVWWHRFENTSASSAQAFLGWEHYPKPIESLTLPQLVIQRFRLHDQDNADLLDGDGGFYSQDASATIYNETNEVRMYPSQVIKDLWRINFSELYLEKMERFWSRHSDDYRTLAKLNFIAKALEEHDSSRLSNENLKTVLMAVARTLSWPVTLDMLKTENSPIEKLRVAPLHIGGYMSTDILRVVDQNGCQILYTPGELDAFHVFESPYDLHWWLLCQTNHADNRARFMSHFPLWAQKPKGDEVGLNNMIDLLFVTWGKYDHSLFDTEHGVLDSDPFTWLRDQVKERMADDAALSLRSNGDLREQMWIGYLTTFSRLFGPMAVIGWPAALAAVGAGLASIGLNIDQAINGIDAKDRKSGVIGIIVSTIDTLFNLLALKGAVELTEVGSAKEVFTPQENLATKVEQPVGTVPKIAELAPGRTYVQEGENLLAPFETNEILDGLEPISNEGMYRNIYQPPSGGNYIEIDDAYYLVRYVKEMKTWAIIDPANPYSFYRSVPVRLNAEGEWEALTRLGLKGGGKIFGARPWGRAPAPLPETPSVSTAYDVPVELREELKSLGSNKIGGRPLDDQFVNLANPENAMGQFKELRRTLYRDAHAFYANPPLAARPTVPTFGSVNKTKDIIKTLFKKTPNLVIGEQHASVGSKQLLIENMEVLAKQEVKTLYMEHLLTDFHQADLDIFNKGGAMSEDLESYLKQLDQGHGTDPTGQYNFLEVVKAAQKNHIRIQAIDCAASYQSKGITGASSTYRQEMMNYFAKTVIDADQVAKGPHRWVALVGESHANTWNGVAGVSELEGGIGVRVESAEAGQATRIEVDPGRVATDPETFQASSVKNDLRLQIQLPPALLREQALNAALTKPGMITVEKAGSRFELIHRSRAGALERTPINYDSTGYWVKRPTWDINHQHFSTFQELVNALDRMGMTRVRVP; from the coding sequence ATGAAAACATCTGACACAGAGACGGCAAGTGTATTGCCCTCGGCAGAAGACGAACTGTTACTTAAAGACCTTGTGTCCCCCTTTGTCGAGGCTTGTCCCGACATGCATGAGATGGCGCGAAACGAAGCGCAGAAGATCCTCGATAAATACGGGATCAAGAACATCGACCCGGATCACGTCTGGTGGCACCGTTTCGAAAACACTTCGGCCAGTAGTGCGCAAGCGTTTCTGGGTTGGGAGCACTACCCCAAGCCCATCGAATCGCTGACATTGCCACAACTGGTGATCCAGCGCTTCCGGTTGCATGACCAGGACAACGCTGATCTTCTGGACGGAGATGGAGGCTTTTACAGCCAGGACGCCTCAGCAACGATTTACAACGAAACCAATGAAGTCCGGATGTATCCAAGCCAAGTGATCAAGGATCTGTGGCGCATCAATTTCAGTGAGCTCTACCTGGAAAAAATGGAGCGTTTCTGGAGCCGTCATTCGGACGATTACCGAACCCTGGCCAAACTCAATTTCATTGCCAAGGCGCTGGAGGAGCATGACAGCTCGCGACTGAGCAACGAAAACCTCAAGACCGTGCTCATGGCCGTGGCACGGACTCTTTCATGGCCCGTGACACTGGACATGCTCAAGACCGAGAACTCGCCCATCGAAAAGTTGCGCGTCGCCCCCCTCCATATCGGTGGTTACATGTCGACCGATATTCTGCGGGTCGTCGATCAAAACGGCTGCCAGATTCTTTACACCCCGGGAGAGCTGGACGCTTTCCATGTCTTTGAAAGCCCCTATGACCTGCATTGGTGGCTGTTGTGTCAGACCAACCACGCTGATAACCGTGCGCGGTTCATGAGCCACTTCCCATTGTGGGCCCAAAAGCCGAAAGGTGACGAAGTGGGCTTGAACAATATGATCGACCTGCTCTTCGTGACGTGGGGCAAATACGATCACAGTCTTTTCGATACGGAGCACGGCGTTCTGGATAGTGACCCTTTCACCTGGTTGCGAGATCAGGTCAAGGAGCGCATGGCAGACGACGCGGCGCTATCGCTGCGCTCGAACGGGGATCTGCGGGAACAGATGTGGATCGGTTATCTGACGACTTTTTCGCGGTTGTTCGGGCCCATGGCCGTTATAGGCTGGCCTGCCGCCCTTGCCGCTGTCGGGGCCGGTCTGGCCAGCATTGGCTTGAACATCGATCAAGCCATCAACGGCATCGATGCAAAGGATCGCAAGAGTGGAGTCATTGGCATCATCGTCAGCACAATCGATACGCTTTTCAATCTGCTGGCACTTAAGGGCGCAGTCGAGCTGACGGAAGTCGGGAGCGCGAAAGAAGTGTTCACACCTCAAGAGAATCTCGCCACGAAGGTGGAACAACCTGTAGGCACAGTACCCAAAATCGCCGAACTCGCCCCTGGCAGGACCTACGTCCAGGAAGGGGAAAACCTGCTTGCCCCCTTTGAGACCAATGAAATACTCGATGGCCTTGAACCAATCAGCAATGAAGGCATGTACCGCAACATCTACCAGCCACCGAGCGGCGGCAACTACATCGAAATCGATGATGCGTATTACCTGGTTCGTTACGTCAAGGAAATGAAAACCTGGGCCATCATCGATCCCGCCAACCCTTATTCGTTTTACCGCAGCGTACCTGTTCGCCTGAATGCCGAGGGTGAATGGGAGGCTCTGACCCGTCTCGGGTTGAAAGGTGGCGGGAAAATTTTCGGCGCACGACCTTGGGGACGCGCTCCAGCACCCCTACCTGAAACGCCAAGTGTTTCAACAGCTTACGATGTGCCGGTGGAATTACGCGAGGAACTCAAGTCGCTCGGAAGCAACAAAATTGGTGGTCGCCCACTGGATGATCAGTTCGTCAACCTGGCTAACCCGGAAAACGCAATGGGCCAGTTCAAGGAGCTACGACGCACCTTGTACCGTGATGCACACGCGTTTTACGCCAACCCACCCTTGGCTGCACGCCCTACCGTCCCGACGTTCGGCTCCGTCAACAAGACAAAGGACATTATAAAGACCCTCTTCAAGAAGACCCCCAACCTGGTGATCGGCGAACAGCATGCCAGTGTCGGCAGCAAGCAGTTGCTGATCGAGAACATGGAAGTGCTCGCCAAACAAGAGGTCAAGACCCTTTACATGGAGCACTTGCTCACTGATTTCCACCAAGCCGACCTGGATATCTTCAACAAAGGTGGAGCCATGTCCGAGGATCTGGAAAGTTATCTCAAGCAACTTGATCAGGGGCACGGTACCGACCCTACCGGCCAGTACAACTTTCTGGAGGTGGTCAAGGCTGCACAGAAAAACCACATTCGAATACAAGCCATCGACTGCGCCGCCAGCTACCAGTCAAAAGGGATAACAGGTGCTTCCAGTACCTACCGGCAAGAAATGATGAACTACTTTGCAAAAACCGTGATTGATGCCGACCAAGTTGCCAAGGGTCCCCATCGCTGGGTAGCACTGGTTGGAGAAAGCCATGCCAACACCTGGAACGGCGTTGCCGGAGTCAGTGAACTGGAAGGCGGCATCGGTGTACGTGTCGAGAGCGCTGAAGCAGGTCAGGCCACCCGGATTGAAGTGGATCCGGGAAGAGTTGCAACTGATCCAGAAACGTTCCAGGCCAGCTCGGTCAAAAACGATTTGCGCCTGCAAATACAGCTGCCGCCCGCATTGCTCAGGGAGCAGGCATTGAATGCCGCCCTGACGAAACCCGGCATGATCACCGTCGAGAAAGCCGGTAGCCGCTTCGAGCTGATTCACCGCAGCCGAGCCGGCGCGCTGGAGCGCACCCCGATCAACTATGACAGCACAGGTTACTGGGTGAAACGCCCCACATGGGACATCAATCACCAACACTTCAGCACCTTCCAGGAGCTGGTCAATGCCCTTGATCGGATGGGCATGACTCGCGTACGCGTGCCCTGA
- a CDS encoding multicopper oxidase family protein, translating to MSFTRRQILGGLAGLVVVGVGAGGASRYWLGKRADAEAGHDYELIAAPLDVELVAGYKTQAWAFGPSAPGTELRVRQGEWLRVRFINHLPVATTIHWHGIRLPLEMDGVPYVSQLPVLPGEYFDYKFRVPDAGSYWYHPHVNSSEELGRGLVGPLIIEEREPTGFKYEKTLSLKSWHVDEVGNFGEFSIPREAARGGTAGRLSTINGVPQAVIDLPAGQITRVRLLNLDNTLTYRLNIPGVEAQIYALDGNPIEPRPLGKEYWLGPGMRICLAIKAPPAGEELSLRNGPVRLGTFRSVANTEAPPQWPPALPANPISEPDLANATKLNFNFEWVGSVSVNVDNGKPPSLWQINGKAWDITDKTCADRPIAKLEKGKSYIFELKNMTQYQHPIHLHGMSFKVIASNRHKVIPYFTDTYLLGKNERAQVALVADNPGVWMFHCHVIDHMETGLMAAIEVA from the coding sequence ATGTCCTTTACCCGTCGACAAATACTCGGTGGTCTGGCCGGTCTTGTGGTGGTTGGCGTGGGGGCGGGTGGCGCGTCGCGTTACTGGCTGGGCAAAAGGGCCGACGCCGAGGCGGGTCACGACTACGAGCTGATCGCGGCGCCGCTGGACGTCGAATTGGTGGCCGGGTACAAGACCCAGGCCTGGGCCTTTGGCCCATCGGCGCCGGGCACCGAGTTACGTGTGCGCCAGGGTGAATGGCTGCGGGTGCGGTTCATCAATCACCTGCCAGTTGCGACCACCATCCACTGGCATGGCATTCGCCTGCCGCTGGAAATGGACGGGGTGCCTTACGTGTCGCAATTGCCGGTGTTGCCGGGTGAGTACTTCGACTACAAATTCCGCGTGCCGGATGCTGGCAGCTATTGGTATCACCCACACGTGAACAGCAGTGAAGAGCTCGGCCGTGGACTGGTGGGCCCGTTGATCATCGAAGAGCGCGAACCGACCGGTTTCAAGTACGAAAAAACCTTGAGCCTCAAGAGTTGGCATGTCGACGAGGTGGGCAATTTCGGCGAGTTCAGCATTCCACGGGAAGCGGCGCGTGGCGGAACGGCGGGGCGCCTGTCGACGATCAATGGCGTCCCGCAAGCGGTGATCGATTTGCCGGCCGGACAAATTACCCGTGTACGCCTGCTCAACCTCGATAACACCCTGACCTATCGTCTGAACATTCCCGGCGTCGAAGCGCAGATCTACGCGCTCGATGGCAATCCGATCGAACCGCGTCCGCTCGGCAAGGAATACTGGCTGGGCCCCGGCATGCGTATTTGCCTGGCGATCAAGGCCCCGCCAGCTGGTGAAGAATTGTCGTTGCGCAACGGTCCGGTACGTCTTGGGACCTTCCGTTCGGTGGCCAATACTGAAGCGCCGCCGCAATGGCCACCGGCGCTGCCGGCCAACCCGATTTCCGAGCCGGACCTGGCCAATGCCACCAAACTCAACTTCAATTTCGAATGGGTCGGTTCGGTGTCGGTCAACGTCGACAACGGCAAGCCACCCAGCCTGTGGCAGATCAACGGCAAGGCCTGGGACATCACCGACAAGACCTGCGCCGACCGCCCGATTGCCAAACTTGAGAAGGGCAAGAGCTACATTTTCGAACTGAAGAACATGACTCAGTACCAGCATCCGATTCACCTGCACGGCATGAGTTTCAAGGTGATCGCCTCGAACCGGCACAAGGTCATCCCGTACTTCACCGACACTTACCTGCTGGGCAAGAACGAGCGCGCACAGGTGGCGCTGGTGGCGGATAACCCCGGGGTGTGGATGTTTCACTGCCACGTGATCGATCACATGGAAACCGGCCTGATGGCCGCTATCGAGGTGGCGTGA
- the tadA gene encoding tRNA adenosine(34) deaminase TadA: MRQIRPTAIIDRSRDRDFMREALALAAQGAVLGEVPVGAVLVQDGEIIGRGFNCPITGSDPSAHAEMVAIRAAAQAVSNYRLPGSTLYVTLEPCSMCAGLIVHSRIARVVYGALEPKAGIVQSQGQFFAQGFLNHRVLYEGGVLAEECGAVLSEFFKARRAKPTD, encoded by the coding sequence ATGCGTCAGATTCGTCCCACCGCGATCATCGACCGCAGCCGTGATCGCGATTTCATGCGCGAAGCGCTGGCACTGGCCGCTCAAGGTGCTGTCTTGGGTGAAGTACCGGTGGGCGCCGTACTGGTGCAGGACGGAGAAATCATCGGTCGCGGCTTCAACTGTCCGATCACTGGCAGCGACCCGAGCGCCCATGCCGAGATGGTCGCGATCCGTGCCGCCGCCCAGGCTGTGAGCAACTATCGGCTGCCGGGCAGTACGCTGTACGTCACGCTCGAACCGTGCAGCATGTGCGCCGGGCTGATCGTGCATTCGCGGATTGCGCGGGTGGTGTATGGCGCGCTGGAGCCCAAAGCGGGGATTGTGCAGAGCCAGGGCCAGTTCTTTGCCCAGGGCTTCTTGAATCACCGGGTGTTGTATGAAGGCGGGGTGTTGGCGGAAGAGTGCGGGGCGGTGTTGAGCGAGTTCTTCAAGGCCCGCCGCGCGAAACCTACAGACTAA
- the cmoB gene encoding tRNA 5-methoxyuridine(34)/uridine 5-oxyacetic acid(34) synthase CmoB has translation MIDLSPLARRLAGSPLAEWANSLQAQLDKKMEKGHGDLERWQSALDALPKIQPSEIDLLNGLKLDTDCDDATRAQMRTALMGLSPWRKGPFDLFGVHVDTEWRSDWKWSRVAPHLDLKGKRILDVGCGNGYYMWRMLGAGADSVIGVDPNWLFFCQFQAVQRYLSEPNAWHLPFPFEDLPPNLEGFDTVFSMGVFYHRRSPIEHLLALKDCLVKGGELVLETLVIEGDQQQVLVPEDRYAQMRNVWFLPSVPALELWLRRAGFTDVKCVDVSTTTIEEQRGTEWMKYQSLSDFLDPEDHSKTIEGLPAPMRAVIVAKK, from the coding sequence ATGATTGATCTGTCCCCACTTGCCCGCCGTCTGGCCGGTTCTCCTCTGGCCGAATGGGCCAACAGCCTGCAAGCGCAACTCGACAAGAAAATGGAGAAGGGTCACGGCGACCTGGAGCGCTGGCAGAGCGCTCTGGACGCCTTGCCGAAGATCCAGCCGAGCGAAATCGATCTGCTCAACGGCTTGAAGCTCGACACCGATTGCGACGACGCTACTCGCGCACAAATGCGCACCGCCCTGATGGGCCTGTCGCCGTGGCGCAAGGGGCCGTTTGACCTGTTCGGTGTGCATGTCGACACCGAATGGCGTTCGGACTGGAAATGGTCGCGGGTTGCACCGCATCTGGATTTGAAGGGCAAGCGCATCCTCGACGTCGGGTGCGGCAACGGTTATTACATGTGGCGCATGCTCGGCGCCGGTGCCGACAGCGTGATCGGCGTTGACCCGAACTGGTTGTTTTTCTGTCAGTTCCAGGCGGTGCAGCGCTACTTGTCAGAGCCAAACGCCTGGCACCTGCCCTTCCCGTTCGAAGACCTGCCGCCAAACCTCGAAGGGTTCGACACGGTGTTCTCGATGGGCGTGTTCTATCACCGCCGCTCGCCGATCGAACATTTGCTGGCGCTGAAGGATTGCCTGGTCAAGGGCGGTGAACTGGTACTGGAGACGCTGGTGATCGAAGGCGATCAGCAGCAGGTGCTGGTACCGGAGGACCGTTACGCGCAAATGCGCAACGTGTGGTTCTTGCCGTCAGTTCCGGCGCTGGAATTGTGGCTGCGTCGTGCCGGGTTCACGGACGTGAAGTGTGTGGACGTCAGCACCACCACTATCGAGGAACAGCGCGGCACGGAGTGGATGAAGTATCAGTCGTTGAGCGACTTCCTTGATCCCGAGGATCACAGCAAGACCATTGAAGGATTGCCGGCGCCGATGCGGGCGGTGATTGTCGCGAAGAAATGA
- the cmoA gene encoding carboxy-S-adenosyl-L-methionine synthase CmoA codes for MSKESDRLFAQPLAQVPDFAFNEDVVRVFPDMIKRSVPGYPTIVENLGVLASQFAQPGSVLYDLGSSLGAVTQALRRHVRTDGCRVIAVDNSTAMVERCREYLNGQDSMFQELLPVEVIEGDILALQFQPASVVALNFTLQFIAPDQRTALLSRIRQSLLPGGALILSEKLRFEDEQEHALLTDLHIAFKRANGYSELEIAQKRSAIENVMKPDSLEEHRERLLAAGFSNVVPWFQCLNFASLIALP; via the coding sequence GTGAGCAAAGAATCCGATCGCCTTTTCGCCCAGCCTTTGGCCCAGGTGCCTGACTTCGCCTTCAACGAGGACGTGGTGCGGGTATTCCCGGACATGATCAAGCGCTCGGTCCCCGGCTATCCGACTATCGTGGAAAACCTCGGCGTGCTCGCCTCGCAGTTCGCCCAGCCGGGCAGCGTGCTCTACGACCTCGGCTCGTCCCTTGGCGCAGTGACTCAGGCCTTGCGCCGCCACGTGCGCACAGACGGTTGCCGCGTCATCGCTGTGGATAACTCCACCGCCATGGTCGAGCGCTGCCGTGAGTACCTCAACGGTCAGGATTCGATGTTCCAGGAGTTGCTGCCGGTGGAAGTGATCGAGGGCGACATCCTCGCCCTGCAGTTCCAGCCTGCCTCGGTGGTGGCGTTGAACTTCACGCTGCAATTCATTGCCCCGGATCAGCGTACCGCATTGCTGTCGCGCATCCGTCAGTCACTGCTGCCCGGCGGTGCGCTGATCCTCTCGGAAAAACTGCGTTTTGAAGACGAGCAGGAGCATGCGCTGCTCACCGACCTGCACATCGCCTTCAAACGTGCCAACGGCTACAGCGAACTGGAAATTGCCCAGAAGCGCAGCGCCATCGAAAACGTCATGAAGCCCGACAGCCTCGAAGAACACCGCGAGCGCCTGCTGGCCGCCGGGTTCTCGAATGTCGTGCCGTGGTTTCAGTGTCTTAACTTTGCCTCGTTGATTGCCTTGCCATGA
- a CDS encoding lysoplasmalogenase: MGWLILALMGAVTFLYGLSVHASLLCLLVKPLPVLALLGWLHDAPPGEYRRWISLGLIFSLLGDVLLAWPGDLFVFGLGAFLVAHLAYLKAYLSDCRRVALLPLMIALGVGAVLLGILISHGLGPLLVPVIVYGLAISAMLWRALARLGTDVPKRSALLAAAGAVAFVFSDSVIGISRFVVPFDAAPYVIILSYWLGQWGITASAFRKTTHSA; this comes from the coding sequence GTGGGCTGGCTGATTCTGGCGCTGATGGGCGCAGTGACCTTTCTTTACGGCCTGAGCGTGCATGCCTCGTTGCTCTGTCTGCTGGTCAAACCCTTGCCGGTGCTGGCCCTGCTCGGCTGGCTGCACGATGCGCCGCCTGGTGAGTATCGACGCTGGATCAGTCTCGGACTGATTTTCTCCCTGCTCGGTGATGTACTGCTGGCATGGCCGGGGGATTTGTTCGTGTTCGGCCTCGGGGCATTTCTGGTCGCGCACCTGGCTTATCTGAAAGCCTACTTGAGCGATTGCCGGCGCGTGGCGCTATTGCCGCTGATGATTGCCCTGGGCGTCGGTGCGGTGTTGTTGGGGATTCTGATTTCCCATGGGCTGGGGCCATTGCTGGTGCCGGTGATTGTCTACGGCCTGGCGATCAGCGCCATGCTCTGGCGCGCACTGGCCCGGCTCGGCACCGATGTACCAAAACGTTCGGCGCTACTGGCGGCTGCAGGTGCGGTGGCGTTTGTGTTTTCCGACAGCGTGATTGGCATCAGCCGGTTTGTGGTGCCGTTTGATGCCGCGCCTTACGTGATCATCCTCAGCTATTGGTTGGGGCAGTGGGGGATCACCGCTTCGGCTTTCAGAAAAACTACGCATTCGGCATAA
- a CDS encoding protease inhibitor I42 family protein, with amino-acid sequence MSPTRLSILLTLALLAGCATQPAHNVTVEKQSECPVQLSNGQNLILTLPSNPTTGYRWAIQDSAGGVIRALGPEVYRNPEDAGVVGAAGVSTWRFQAFTPGTGRLRLTSQQPWAPEVLPVEIFDCAISVN; translated from the coding sequence ATGTCCCCCACTCGCCTGTCGATCCTCCTCACCCTCGCCTTGCTGGCCGGATGCGCCACGCAACCTGCACACAACGTGACGGTGGAAAAACAAAGCGAATGCCCGGTGCAGCTCAGCAACGGGCAAAACCTGATCCTGACCCTGCCGAGCAATCCCACTACGGGTTACCGCTGGGCCATCCAGGATTCAGCCGGTGGTGTGATCCGCGCATTGGGGCCAGAGGTTTACCGAAACCCGGAAGATGCCGGCGTCGTGGGCGCTGCCGGTGTATCGACCTGGCGCTTCCAGGCATTTACTCCCGGTACCGGGCGCTTGCGCCTGACCTCCCAACAGCCGTGGGCGCCGGAAGTGTTGCCGGTAGAAATCTTTGACTGCGCGATCTCGGTCAACTGA
- the lon gene encoding endopeptidase La gives MSDQQEFPEDPSEYADPENAEHHATGKGLALPGQNLPDKVYIIPIHNRPFFPAQVLPVIVNEEPWAETLDLVAKSEHHSLALFYMDTPQEDPRHFDTSALPLYGTLVKVHHASRENGKLQFVAQGLTRVRLKTWLKHHRPPYLVEVEYPHQPTEPTDEVKAYGMALINAIKELLPLNPLYSEELKNYLNRFSPNDPSPLTDFAAALTSATGSELQEVLDCVPMLKRMEKVLPMLRKEVEVARLQKEISAEVNRKIGEHQREFFLKEQLKVIQQELGLTKDDRSADLEQFEQRLVGKVLPAQVQKRLEEEMNKLSILETGSPEYAVTRNYIDWATSVPWGVYGEDKLDLKHARKVLDKHHAGLEDIKDRILEFLAVGAYKGEISGSIVLLVGPPGVGKTSVGKSIAESLGRPFYRFSLGGMRDEAEIKGHRRTYIGAQPGKLVQALKDVEVMNPVIMLDEIDKMGQSYQGDPASALLETLDPEQNVEFLDHYLDLRMDLSKVLFVCTANTLDSIPSPLLDRMEVIRLSGYITEEKVAIAKRHLWPKQLEKAGVSKGSLSISDNALKALVDGYAREAGVRQLEKNLGKLVRKAVMKLLDNPKAVIRLGPKDLETSLGKPVFRNEQVLSGVGVITGLAWTSMGGATLPIEATRIHTLNRGFKLTGQLGDVMKESAEIAYSYISSHLKSYGGDPKFFDEAFVHLHVPEGATPKDGPSAGVTMASALLSLARNQPPKKGVAMTGELTLTGHVLPIGGVREKVIAARRQKIFELILPEANRGSFEELPEYLKEGITVHFAKRFADVAKVLF, from the coding sequence ATGAGCGACCAGCAAGAATTCCCCGAAGACCCGAGCGAGTACGCTGACCCCGAAAACGCCGAACACCACGCCACCGGCAAAGGCCTCGCCCTGCCTGGCCAGAACCTGCCGGACAAGGTCTACATCATCCCGATCCACAACCGCCCGTTCTTTCCGGCCCAGGTGCTGCCGGTCATCGTCAATGAAGAACCGTGGGCAGAGACTCTGGATCTGGTAGCCAAGTCCGAACACCATTCCCTGGCCCTGTTCTACATGGACACGCCCCAGGAAGATCCGCGCCACTTCGACACCTCGGCCCTGCCGCTCTACGGCACGCTGGTCAAGGTGCACCACGCCAGCCGCGAAAATGGCAAACTTCAATTCGTCGCCCAGGGTCTGACCCGCGTACGCCTCAAGACCTGGCTCAAGCACCATCGCCCGCCTTACCTGGTGGAAGTCGAATACCCGCACCAGCCCACCGAGCCGACCGACGAGGTCAAGGCCTACGGCATGGCGCTGATCAATGCGATCAAGGAACTGCTGCCACTCAACCCGCTGTACAGCGAAGAGCTGAAGAACTACCTCAACCGCTTCAGCCCCAACGATCCATCGCCGCTGACCGATTTCGCCGCTGCCCTGACCTCGGCCACCGGCAGTGAACTGCAGGAAGTGCTCGACTGCGTGCCGATGCTCAAGCGCATGGAAAAAGTCCTGCCGATGCTGCGCAAGGAAGTCGAGGTCGCGCGCCTGCAAAAGGAGATTTCCGCCGAAGTTAACCGCAAGATCGGTGAACATCAGCGCGAGTTCTTCCTCAAGGAACAACTCAAGGTCATCCAGCAGGAGCTGGGCCTGACCAAGGACGACCGCAGCGCCGACCTCGAACAGTTCGAACAGCGGCTGGTGGGCAAAGTCCTGCCGGCGCAGGTGCAGAAACGCCTCGAAGAAGAAATGAACAAGTTGTCGATCCTCGAGACCGGTTCGCCGGAATATGCGGTGACCCGCAATTACATCGACTGGGCGACCTCGGTGCCGTGGGGCGTGTACGGCGAGGACAAACTCGACCTCAAGCACGCGCGCAAGGTGCTGGACAAACACCACGCCGGCCTCGAGGACATCAAGGACCGCATCCTCGAATTTCTGGCCGTTGGTGCCTATAAAGGCGAAATCAGCGGCTCCATCGTGCTGCTGGTCGGCCCGCCGGGCGTGGGCAAGACCAGCGTCGGCAAATCCATTGCCGAATCCCTGGGCCGGCCGTTCTATCGCTTCAGCCTCGGCGGCATGCGCGACGAAGCCGAGATCAAGGGCCATCGCCGCACCTACATCGGCGCGCAGCCAGGCAAACTGGTGCAAGCGCTGAAAGACGTCGAAGTGATGAACCCGGTGATCATGCTCGACGAGATCGACAAGATGGGTCAAAGCTACCAGGGCGACCCGGCCTCGGCCCTGCTGGAAACCCTCGATCCGGAGCAGAACGTCGAATTCCTCGATCACTATCTGGACCTGCGGATGGACCTGTCGAAAGTGCTGTTCGTGTGCACCGCCAACACCCTCGATTCGATCCCAAGCCCGTTGCTCGACCGCATGGAAGTGATTCGCCTGTCCGGTTACATCACCGAAGAAAAAGTCGCCATCGCCAAGCGTCACCTGTGGCCCAAGCAGCTGGAGAAAGCGGGTGTGTCCAAGGGCAGCCTGAGCATCAGCGACAACGCCTTGAAGGCATTGGTCGACGGTTATGCCCGTGAGGCCGGCGTGCGTCAGCTGGAAAAAAACCTCGGAAAACTGGTGCGTAAAGCGGTGATGAAGCTGCTGGACAATCCGAAGGCCGTGATCAGGCTCGGCCCGAAAGACCTCGAAACGTCGCTCGGCAAACCGGTGTTTCGTAACGAGCAGGTGTTGTCGGGTGTGGGTGTGATCACCGGGCTGGCCTGGACCAGCATGGGTGGCGCGACGCTACCGATTGAAGCCACGCGCATCCACACCCTCAACCGCGGATTCAAACTCACCGGGCAGTTGGGCGATGTGATGAAAGAGTCCGCTGAAATCGCCTACAGCTACATCAGTTCACACTTGAAGTCGTATGGCGGTGATCCGAAATTCTTCGACGAAGCCTTCGTGCACTTGCATGTACCGGAAGGTGCGACGCCCAAAGACGGCCCTAGCGCCGGCGTGACCATGGCCAGCGCCCTGCTCTCGCTGGCGCGTAACCAGCCGCCGAAAAAAGGCGTGGCCATGACCGGTGAGCTGACGTTGACCGGGCATGTGCTGCCGATTGGCGGCGTGCGCGAGAAGGTCATTGCGGCGCGGCGACAGAAGATTTTCGAACTGATCTTGCCCGAGGCCAACCGCGGGAGCTTCGAAGAGCTGCCGGAGTATCTGAAGGAAGGTATTACCGTGCACTTTGCCAAGCGGTTTGCGGATGTGGCGAAGGTACTTTTCTGA